The Anopheles coluzzii chromosome 2, AcolN3, whole genome shotgun sequence genome window below encodes:
- the LOC120952156 gene encoding uncharacterized protein LOC120952156, with protein MPMEVIDDAAPLSESEEEGTTDASSGEDTDVEDIQVEVEMPDHPYGDLSCEDGLRMWALQTGQTHRSLNLLLGHLRHHFPQTKLPRDARTLMNTHVSGAPETTLTPIAGGQLWYQGVEK; from the exons ATGCCCATGGAAGTGATCG ACGATGCTGCTCCGCTTAGCGAAAGCGAGGAGGAAGGTACGACCGACGCAAGCAGCGGCGAGGATACAGACGTGGAGGATATCCAGGTCGAGGTGGAAATGCCAGACCATCCGTACGGAGATCTTTCGTGCGAGGATGGCTTGAGGATGTGGGCCCTGCAAACTGGACAAACTCATCGCAGTTTGAACCTTTTGCTGGGCCATTTGCGACATCACTTCCCCCAGACCAAATTGCCCCGAGATGCACGGACGTTGATGAACACGCATGTGTCCGGAGCACCGGAGACAACCCTTACACCAATCGCAGGTGGGCAGCTGTGGTACCAGGGTGTGGAAAAATGA